In Armatimonadota bacterium, the genomic stretch CATCGCCAAACGACGTTGCTGGTTCGTACGAGCGACTGGAGTTCTTCGGTGACTCCGTACTAGGCTTAGTAGTCGCACAGTATTTATACGAGCACTTCCCTCAATGGGATCAAGGATTGATGTCTAAGGCGAAGAGTAGTGTTGTGCAAGAAGCACCTCTAGCGGAAGTCGCAAAGAAACTTGGGCTAGAGCCTTACCTTGTCCTCAGTGCGAGCGAGGAACAAACTGGAGGTAGGAACAGAGCCTCGGTGCTAGCCGACGTCGTTGAAGCAATTTTTGGTGCGATTTATCTCGAGTCGGGCCTCGAAGTCGCCCGTTGGTTCATCCTCGAGCAGCTAAATCCATATCTTTTGAGGATCAGCACTGGCGATGTTAGTCCGGATGATTTTAAGTCTAAACTCCAGGAAATGGCACAGTCCATCTGGCGAAAGACCCCTTCTTACCAGGTTTTAGGCGAAAGTGGTTATGCGCATGACCGTCGATATCGGGTTGTAGTATTATTTGATGGAGAGGTCATCGGAGAAGGCTCGGGACGATCGAAAAAAGAGGCAGAGCAGGCAGCCGCCGCGGAAGCCATAGAAGTTATTCGACGTAACGTAAAGCTTTGAACCCTCGCTTTATTGCTTGATATTGGACTGGAGGAGAATGGAAGTGCACCCCTTGGCACTCATATTGCCCCTCATAAACAACAATCGTGAAGAAGGTAAACAACATGAAGGGAATTTTAGTAGGAATGGCAGTCGTCGGAATGAGTGCAAGCGCACTCGCCCGGCCAGAGCTGAACGCATTCATTAACAAACCAGCAAATACGATTCCCGAACTGATCTCCCAGATCAAGTCGGATCGACAGGTCGCAGATCGATTCATGCGGCACTTCTCAATGGGACGAGATGAAGTCATCGAGTTCGTCAGCGGTCTTCGACTGGGAACGATCCAAAAGTCTTCTTACTACACGATTTACTCCGCCCCAGAAAACGGCGTTCTGAAGTCCCACGTCTCATTCTTTAAGAAAGGCACCCCAGCCTTCGTTGACGCAGAAGGAAATCCGATTCTCCGAGTCAAGTGCGGAAATCCGTTCGTTGGCGGTCCAGTGCGAGCCTATGCTACAAACGATCCAGGTGTTGAGGACGTTGCTGCAGGCGCTGTTGAGATGCCTGTCGAAATGGGTGCTGTTGCTGCAGCGGCACCGGTGGATCCAACGGTCGTGGTGGCAAATATTCCAACGGTTACGATTCCAACGATCCCGATCACCACGAACACTGTTCCAAGTACAAACAGCCGAGGAAACGTCTTCGGAGCGTTGGCCGGTCTTGGCGCGGCAGCTTCCTTCGTCCAAACTGGGACAACCACGCAGGTCGTGCCGGAGCCAGCCTCGATGGTTGCTCTCGGTCTTGGAGCAGCTGCACTGCTGCGACGACGAAAGAAGTAAGCCGCAAACCTTCACGAGATAAACCCCACTAGCTTGGTTTGTTGGTGGGGTTATTCCTTTTATATCTCCTCTAGCACAGGCGAGATTTCCGCATTAAAGCTGATAGCAGTCTGAGCAGAATAGTACAAGTTCTCCAGCCGCACTCCAAACTCACCGGGCAAATAAATTCCGGGTTCTATGCTGAAACAGTTACCCTCGACAAGCGCCACATGATTGTCCGGCGAGATGTTCGGGTGTTCGTGAACTTGGGTACCGATCCCGTGTCCGGTTCTGTGAGTAAAGAATTCGCCGTATCCCGCGTCAGCGATCACTTTCCGGGCCGCGCCATCGACTTCGCTGGGGATCGCTCCGATTGTTGCTACTTGCCGGGCCGCTTCGTGGGCTCGGTAGACGGTCTCGTAGACCTCTTTTTGCTTTGTCGTGGCTGAGCCAAACACCATTGTTCGGGTGATGTCGCTCTGGTAGCCCTGGAATTCGCAGCCAAAGTCGGTCAGAACAGGCATGTCCCGCTCTAGTCGAGTATCGCCGTTAACATGGTGGCTCTCCGCAGAACCCGAGCCGAAGCCGACGATGCAAAACGTCGGATTTCCTCCAAGCCGAGAAAACTCGTCTCGAATGATCTTTTCCAGTTCAATCTCCGTCATTCCCTCGCGCAGCGAAGTCTTGACTTTGAGGAACACCTGATCGGCGAGATCGCCCGCAGCTTTCATCTTCGCTAGCTCATCCGCGCTCTTGCGCCCGGTGATTTGGCCGAGGTACGCACCTCCGGCGACAAAGCGAATTCCGATGAATGCTTCCTGCATCTCGAGCAGCATCTTGGCTGGCATGTGGTCGTCCACCAGAAACACTCCTGCCTCGCCGTGCCACTCCTCGATCAACTCGGTAAACAACGCAATCGGATCTTCGCCATCTCGCCAGTCCCGAATGTTTGAAATACCCGCTCGACGCGCTTGGATCGAACTCAGAGCTGGGCAGATGAGGCACTGCTCGCCAGACTTGTGCACGGCAAGCACCATAAATCGCTCATGGGCGTCTTCGGGGAAATCAGCCAGATAACCTAGCGTTGGCGCCGTTTGGGCTAGAAATCCATCCAGAGCATGATCATTCACCAGTTCAACAAGGCGTTCGATTCTCGTCATTTTGTTTTAGTATCCCGCATAGCCCGATGTGGAAATCCTTGGATCACACCCGATCGTTCGGTTTTGGTTAGAGTCGAGCAGGATCAAATGGCAACTACCCTGGCTTGACTGTGAAGTATCGATTTGATGTCCCATCCCGCGCAGCAAGCCGAGAGTATCTGGGCCAATGCCAGGTTCTACCCGTATCTGGTCCGGGAACCACTGGTGGTGAAAACGCGGCGCATTGACGGCGCGCTGGGCGGTCAACCCATGAACACCAACGTTCAAAATCGTCTCGAAGACAGTGTTGATGATCGTAGGTCCGCCGGGCGAACCGAGCACCATCCATAGTTTGCCGCCCTTGCTGACAATGGTTGGAGTCATGCTCGATAGCGGCCGTTTGCCCGCTTGAATCGAATTGATTTCGCCCTGCAAGATCTTGTACCGGTTCGGGCTCCCCGGCTTGGCGGTGAAGTCGTCCATCTCGTTGTTCCAAATGAACCCGAGCTTCGGGGAGGTCACCTTGCTGCCGTAGGAATCGTTGATCGTGTAGGTCTGGCTCACCGCATTGCCTTCGGCGTCAACGATGCTGAAATGCGTGGTGTGCTCACTCTCCTTTTCTGGCTCTAGCCCTGGTTTGATTGACTCGCTCGGCGTTGCCCGACTTCCAATTTCCGCTCGGCGTCGGGACAAGTAAGCCGGATCAAGAAGAGAAGTGATCGGGACTGTTGCGAAACCAGGATCTGCCATGTATTCGGCTCGATCTGCGAAGCAGCGCTTCATGGACTCCGCCATCAGATGAATCGTCCCGCCGGAGTTGAGTCCTGACTTCTTAAGGTCATCGTCTTTCAACATCCCCAGCATCATCAAGACAATGACGCCTCCTGAGCTTGGTGGGGGCATTGTGGTGACTTCGGCACCGTTCCAGTTGCCAACGAGCGGTTCTCTCCATTCCGGTTTGTAGCTTGCAAGATCTTCCTTGGTGATGAGCCCCCGGTTGGTCCGCATCTCCGATTCAATTTCGTCGGCAGTTTTGCCCTTATAGAAGCCGTCGCGGCCCAGATCACGAATTCGTTCAAGCGTCTTAGCTAAATCAGACTGGACAAAGTTTTGTCCCGGTTCAAACCCGGTTCCGTCAGCAGCAAAGTTTCGATAAGTTGCCGGGAACTGTTTGTTCAGTCTCCCAAAGTTTGAAAAGTCACCCGCCTGGACTGCACTCAGCGAGAATCCTTTCGCTGCCATCTCCACCGCAGGCTGGACGAGGCGCCGCCACTCCAGCTTGCCAAACTTCTTATGAGCTTCCCAGAAACCGGCAACGGTCCCAGGAACTCCGGCCGCTCGATAGCCAAGGTAACTCTCACTTGTCGGGTTCCCCTTGGCATCGAGATACATCTCCCGAAACGCCGCCTTTGGCGCGATCTCGCGATAGTCCAGGGCATACGATTCACCGTTTGCTCGGCGGTAAATCATGAACCCTCCACCGCCAATGTTGCCCGCTGCTGGGAAGCAGACGGCGAGAGCGAATCCTGTCGCAACTGCGGCGTCTACCGCGTTTCCGCCTTCTTTCAAAACGGCTGCCCCAATTTCTGAGGCCAAGTGGTGATCGCTCACCACCGCCGCATGGCTGTATCGGTTCGTCGCTCCGATCTGAACGGCCAGCGCGGCGGCGATCATTTGTCTTTGCCCAATACGTACTTATCTAGCCAAGCGATCCAGCGCGCCCACTGATCCATCAGAGTCTCGCGGGCGATCTGCCCGTGGTCTTCGTAGGGATACATGTAGAGCGCGGCCGGTTTGCCGATGCTCTCGAGCACATTGAACATCCGTGCCGAGTTGATCGGGTCGGTTCCCACGTTCTGGTCATCCATTCCTGCGTACATGAGTAGTGCCCCGCTCAGGTTCTCGGCATAAAGAATCGGAGACATGTCGAGGTACGTACTTCGCGCCTCGAAAAGCGTGCGTTGCTCGCCCTGGAAGGCGATTGGTGTCAGCGTTCGGTTGTAGTTCCCGGCTCCCGCAATTCCCGCTTTGAAGAATGGAGTGTGGACCATTGCGTTCGCAGTGCTAAACCCGCCGTAACTGTGTCCGCCAAGCGCGAGCTTGGTGCGGTCGGCGATTCCTCTCGCGTCCAAAGCGTCAATCGTCGCCGACATGTTTTGGCGGAGATGATCGACATAGAAGTCGTTCACTCGAGTTTTTGGTCCTACGATCGGACAATCTGGTTCGACGAGTGCCCAGCCGCGCCGGATCAAAAGTGATTTCGGGCTGCCACCTTGGGCCGGGAACATGTTCGGATTGGGATTTCTTATCCCTCGGTCGTAGGCGGCTTGATTATCTACTTCGTTTGGATAGAACCAGAAAAAGGCGGGCAGACGATCACCTTCGGCATGCCACTTGGGAGCCGTCACCTTGACCCAGAACTTGAATCCATCTGCGCGGGTTACCTGGAACCGATAACGCTTGGCTTCGGTAAGGTCTGGTGCGTAGTCTTTGTTCTGTGTGACCTGTTTAGTGCGCTTGCCCCCTTCGAAAACGAAGCTGTTGCTCGGCTCCGTTGCCGTTTGGTGATCCACCAGAAGGCGGGTTCCTTCGGCGTTCAAAATGCCATCAATCGTCTGGTAAGTCTTCTCTTCGCACTTCCAAAGTAAATCGACTTTCTTCGACTGGGTATCGAAGCTATTCAGGAACGGACGAGTTGGATTCTTCTCCTCATCCGTCGTGGTGTTCGTTCCTCTGAGCAGGATTTTGGGTGCCGTATCATCCAGTACGCTGACTCCGTTAGCATTAGCCGTAAGAACTGGAGTTCCGGGATTCTGTTCCGCCCCCTTGTATGACCAGAGAACGGTCTCGGTCATCTCTTTGTTGAGTTCAAATCGCTTAAATTTTGTCTCACCATCCTTGGTTTCGCTCAGGAAGATCGCAGTTCCCGTTGCGTTCCAGAGTAGACCGCTAAATCCCTGCTCTCGGGTTGCGAGAACAGTCTCACCGTCCTTCGCAAACGGGGCGACCCACTTCACCAATTCTTCTGGCTCGCGGGGTGCGGTTGGCGCAACACCTGGTCGCTGTCCTCGACCTTGTTCGTCGTCTTCCGGAGAGAGAATCGGTTGAGCTGGGACCGAGGAAGGTTTGGCTTTTGTACGTACAAAGTACAAACCGGAGCCGTCCGGCATCCAGTCGACCTGCCTTCGGGCGGCGAGTGGCGTCACCGGAGGAGTTGTGACCAATGGATCAGGGGCTGGTTCACCGGGGCGAAGTGGCGTCTCTTCCAGCGTTATGAGTGCTTTGCCTGTAGAATCCCAAATTTCTTCCTTCCGACCGAAGTTGGACGCAGGCACGATGTATGAGAACGGCTTCTGCACCGTCGTTACTCGGAAGAGATTGCCTTTAGGGGCAGGATCCACCGAGGCGATCATTGCTGGCTTGCCGACCGGAGCCATTTTGCCATCCAGGTTCACCTTGGCTAGTTGCCCGGTCATGTAGTATTCGAACCGCCGCTGATCGTTCTCATTCTGCAGAAGGGTTCGGAACTGGCGAAGGCGATTTTTTCCAGTGTCGGTGACCTGAACTTTTGGCTGGCTCGGCAGTGCGGTTGCAACGGGTTCGTCCCCTCGATTCGTCGGAACAAAAACTCCAACAACTCCGGAGGAGTCCGAAACCCATTCAGGCGAGACTCGGGTGGCGAGGATCGGCTGTTTGGTCAACTCCCGGGTTGAGTTCTTCTCTGCGTCATGAACCCAAACCGTCGAAGCTTCCTCGCCATGAACCATATAAAGGAGAAACTTGCCGTTCGGGGACCAAGTCCCTCCGCTGAGCCACTTCCCTTTCGGCGCCTGAATCGTGCGCGTAGAAAAATCGGCGGCACTTGTCAGGACAATTGACGTCGATGTGCGAAAGGACATCGGACGGGCTCGATTTGCTACTGGATCGATCATGATTCCCGCCAGGTTCTCGTATTTGGTCGAGATATCGGCGAGGTTGACGGCCCGATCCGCCTGAACCCGTGCGAACCAGGTTCGTGTCGCATTCAAGTTCGAGAGGTTAACGTTGAGCTGTCGGGGCTGGTCGAAATACTCGGCAATCTCAGCCGGGGGTCTCAAATATGATTCCGCGTTGATTGGAGTTGGAGCCTGAGGAGCTTTTGCTCCCGCATCGAATTGCAGTGCCAGAACTGCCGCAAAAAAGTGCATTGCGCTAGCTTAATCAATTACAGTGACAGTTTTCTCGATTTCTAGGATCCCGTCCACTGTGACGGCAAGTTTTTGGTTTCCATTTTCAATAACCGTCCAACCGCGCTGGGCAAACTGGGGCCAGATTGCGCCGTTCAAGTCGTGTACAAAGTGCTCGATATCTTTTGGATCGAAACTCTTTTCGGTGCGAAGCAGGTTTCGTTCTAAGTTGACCTCGAGTGCGCAGGTAAGGCAAACCACTGTCGTGGCTCCAGCTTCTCGAACAAAAAGTTCAATGCTGTCTGGGAACGAGCAGTGCTCGATCACGACTGCAAAACCGGCATCCGAGTAAGTGCGTGCGCACTGGCCAGCTGCGATATGTGCCAAGCAGAACTGGCGATGGCACTCCTCGTCGTACCCTTGGGTTGGTTGGCGCAGTCCTGAGACCACGTATTGGCGGAAGTAGTCAAGGTCAATCCGAAACGCCTTCTCATATCTTTCGGCGAGTGCCTTTGCCGTAGTCGATTTCCCAACTCCGGGCGCACCGGAGATGAAGAAGATTCGCCCTTTTGGCAAGGCAGGCATCGACCGAAGTATACTGTTGGCACGATTTGCCGGATCGTCTAATGGCAGGACAGCTGTTTTTGGTGCAGCACGTCAAGGTTCGAATCCTTGTCCGGCAGCCACTTTTTTGAAACCGACCCCCGACTTTTGGGTCGGGGTTTCTTGTTCTACTCCCCTTAAACTCACGCTTACGTTTGCTAACAGACGGCCATCCGTATCAAAAAACAAGGCACGGTACGAACTCGATCCTTGGTCCAGCGCTAAAAACACTGGGTTGATGCGCTCATCATGCAGAATCTTTGCCGAAGGAGATTTTTGCGGTAGTGCTGGTTACGGTAGCATCGGAGTTGGATGATGCGAGGCAAAGTCGGTTCGCAAAAAAAGTTGGTTCGCCGAGCAGGGTTCATTGCGTCTGTCGGCGTTCTGACGTACGGCATCGCCAGCGCCAATTATCCTTCGACGCTTGATTTCGCCTCGGACGTAGACCCGATTCTAAGAGCCCATTGCTCACCTTGCCACTACAGCAAAGAGCCCGCCGCTGGCCTCGCGTTTGACCAACTTGCCGGCCTCATGAAGGGTGGGGTATCCGGCCCCGCGATTGTGACCCGCAACTCGGGGAAGAGTCGGTTGATAAGACGAATATTGGGCCAGGATGGCTTACCGAGAATGCCCATCGGATTTAACGCCCTGGCCAACGCCGATATCGCAACCCTTCGAAGTTGGATTGATCAGGGAGCAAAATCATCATCGGCAACTGCCCGACGGACCCATTGGGCCTATGTCGTGCCGGTTCGCCCCCCGATTCCGGCTATCAAGCAATCCACATGGGTGCGGAACCCCATCGACTCCTTTGTTCTGTCCACGCTAACGAAAAACGGGCTGAAACCGTCTCTCGAGGCCGATCGGGCCACCCTGATCCGCCGGGTCACGCTTGACCTCATCGGCCTGCCTCCAACTCCTTTTGAAGTGGATGACTTCATGGCCGACCGAAGCCCCGGCGCCTACGAAAGAGTGGTAGACCGACTGCTCGCCAGCAAACACTACGGCGAAAGAATGGCGCTCCCCTGGCTAGATCTTGCCCGCTATGCCGATAGCAACGGCTTCCAGCAAGAGGGCGACAATCAACAGTACGGTTGGAGAGATTGGGTGGTGAGAGCCATCAACCAAAACATGCCCTTCGACGAGTTCACCATCGAACAACTCGCCGGAGATTTGCTTCCAAACGCCACCGTGGACCAAATCGTCGCCACCGGATTTAACCGAAACCACATGCTCAACGGTGAAGGCGGCGCGATTCCTGAAGAGCAACGGTCGGTCAACCTTTTTGACCGTGTAGATACCACTTCGACCGCTTGGTTGGGTCTCACGATGGCCTGCGCGCGGTGTCACGACCACAAGTACGACCCCATCTCCCAGCGAGACTACTACCGCATGATGGCGCACTTCAATCAAGTGCCCGAAACCGGGGTGCCTAGCGGGGGTGGACAGTACCGGATCGCCGATCCAACCGTATACGGTGGTACAAAAGATCAGATAACTCGGCTAGCTGCGGCTGAAAACGAGCTTGCAAAACTCAAAACTGCCAATCCACCCGATAAGAAACTAATTGCCGCCGCCTCTGAGATTGTAGAAAAACATCGAGCGGAAATGCCCCGAGTGATGGTCATGTCCGACGCCCAACCCCGAAAAACCTATATCTTCAATCGCGGTAACTATCTGGAACACGGAGAGGAAGTCGAACCGGGCCTGCCCGAGAAGATTGCTCGCGCCACAGTCCCGGCCAAAAATCGAATGGCGCTTGCCCGATGGATCGTTTCTTCCGAGAACCCGTTGACAGCAAGATTCTTTGTCAATCGAACCTGGCAACTCTTCTTTGGCCGGGGTTTGGTACGAACCGAAGAGAACTTCGGCGTCAAAGGTGAACCGCCTACCCATCCCGAACTTCTCGATTGGCTTGCCGTCGAGTTTCGCGAGCGAGGCTGGGACGTCAAGCGCCTACAGCGCCTCATCGTCACCAGCAGCGCATATCGCCAAAGCTCAAGGGTGACGCCTGAGTTGATTCGACGCGATCCCGAGAACCGACTCCTTGCTCGTGGTGCGAGATTCCGCCTTCCGTCGCCGATCCTAAGGGATATTGCCCTGAAATCCAGCGGGCTGCTCAATCCGGCCATGGGCGGAAAACCCGTCTATCCTTACCAGCCGAAGGAGATTTGGGACGGCCTAGCCATCACTCTAGAGCGAGACTTCAAGTACCCGCAGTCCAAGGGAGCTGATAATTATCGTCGAAGCATCTACACCTTCTGGCGCCGTACCGCTGCCCCCGGCAACATGTTCGATGCCTCGTCCCGGCAGGTCTGCACTGTGCGAAATAGCGTTACCTCGTCCCCCCTCCATGCCCTCACGATGCTGAACGACATCACTTGGGTCGAAGCTGGCCGCGGATTAGCCCAGCAGGTCCTTAAACTTCCCGCCCGCAGTCGGCTCAGTGAAGCGTTTCGCCGAGTTTGCACCCGAAGACCCAACGCCGCCGAGCTAAGCGTACTGGAGCGGAGCCTGGCTCGGTCACAGCAATACTTCGAGTCAAATCCTGCCGAAGTTGCCCCATTTCTTGCCGTCGGAGACCTTCCGGTGGACCCGAAACTTAACCCCGTCGAAGTCGCGGCCTATGCCAGCGTTTGCCTGGCTATCTACAACCTGGACGAGGCCATGACCCGCGAATGAACCTATTTTTTGAGCGCGACCTACGAATCTCTCGCCGTCAATTGCTCGGCGCCGCCGCCCAGGGCGCTGGTTCCCTCGCCCTCATGGGCCTGCTCGCCCAGGACGGATTTGCCTCAACTCTCGCCCCGCAAAAAAGGGGTCTCAAAGGGCTTCCCGGTCTACCGCATTTTCCCGCGCGAGCCAAGCGAGTGATCGTCCTCTGGCAAGGTGGCGCCCCCTCTCAGGTGGATCTTTTCGATCCCAAGCCCAATCTGGAAGCATTGCGAATGCAGGAGCTTCCCGACTCCGTTCGCTCCCGATCGCGCCTCTCCACGATGACCAGCGGCCAGGCCAAATATCCCATTCTGCCCGCGATTCAGCCTTTCAAAAACTACGGTCAAAGTGGCACCGCCATGTCCACCCTGCTCCCACACTTAGGCAGCGTAGCCGATGACATATGCCTCGTGCGCTCGATGCACACCGAAGTCGTGAACCACGCCCCGGGAGTCACCCTTTTTCTAACTGGCAGCCAAATCCCAGGTCGGCCCAGTATGGGAGCTTGGGCCGCATACGGTCTTGGATCCACCACCGATGAGCTTCCCGCATTCGTCGTCATGACCTCTAACGACGAGAAGAAAACCTGCGGCCAACTGTTCTATGACTACTATTGGGGTAGCGGATTTCTGCCGTCCCTCTACCAGGGCGTGCGCTTCCGCGCCGAAGGTGATCCCGTTCTGTATCTAAGCAATCCTCCCGGCATGTCGCCCGCTCTCCGGCGGGGCGTCCTCGATGACATCGCAGATCTCGACCGCCAGCGTCACAAAGTCTACGGGGATCCCGAGATCGAATCCCGTATCGCCCAGTACGAGATGGCGTTTAAGATGCAAACCAGCGTCCCCGATCTAACTGATCTATCCAAGGAATCAGCCGACACTCTGGAGATGTACGGTCCCGACGTCCAGCGAAAGGGAAGTTACGCCTACAACTGCCTCCTCGCCCGGCGCCTGGTCGAACGCGGCGTCCGGTTTGTCCAGCTCATGCACAGTGGCTGGGACCAACACTCCAATCTCGACACCCAACTCGCGCTTCAATGTCGAGACACTGATCAACCGTCCGCCGCCCTCATCAAGGACCTCAAACAGCGCGGAATGCTGGAGGACACCATCGTCGTTTGGATCAGCGAGTTTGGTCGTACTGTCTTCGTTCAGGGCGATATTACTAAGCCTGATGGTCACGGACGTGATCATTTCGGATCCTGCTACAGCATCTGGGCCGCCGGAGGCGGCTTCCGAGGCGGCACCGTTCACGGCGAAACCGACGAGTTCTGCTACGGCATCACCAAGGACCCGGTCAGCGTCAATGACCTCCAAGCCACCCTACTCCATCAACTGGGCATCGATCACAAACGCCTCACCTTCCGGCACCAAGGCCGCGACTTCCGACTAACCGATGTCAGCGGCGAGGTCGTCAAAAACATCATCGCATAGTGGCGAATATCAACGATCTAATTGGAATGAACCCGCCGTCGAGATGGAACTTAGCCGTCTGACCGAAATACCTCCCAGATTTGGGCGCGTGGAACAAAGAGTCACGTGAAATGCTCGAACCTGGGCTT encodes the following:
- a CDS encoding PEP-CTERM sorting domain-containing protein, with product MKGILVGMAVVGMSASALARPELNAFINKPANTIPELISQIKSDRQVADRFMRHFSMGRDEVIEFVSGLRLGTIQKSSYYTIYSAPENGVLKSHVSFFKKGTPAFVDAEGNPILRVKCGNPFVGGPVRAYATNDPGVEDVAAGAVEMPVEMGAVAAAAPVDPTVVVANIPTVTIPTIPITTNTVPSTNSRGNVFGALAGLGAAASFVQTGTTTQVVPEPASMVALGLGAAALLRRRKK
- a CDS encoding Xaa-Pro peptidase family protein; translation: MTRIERLVELVNDHALDGFLAQTAPTLGYLADFPEDAHERFMVLAVHKSGEQCLICPALSSIQARRAGISNIRDWRDGEDPIALFTELIEEWHGEAGVFLVDDHMPAKMLLEMQEAFIGIRFVAGGAYLGQITGRKSADELAKMKAAGDLADQVFLKVKTSLREGMTEIELEKIIRDEFSRLGGNPTFCIVGFGSGSAESHHVNGDTRLERDMPVLTDFGCEFQGYQSDITRTMVFGSATTKQKEVYETVYRAHEAARQVATIGAIPSEVDGAARKVIADAGYGEFFTHRTGHGIGTQVHEHPNISPDNHVALVEGNCFSIEPGIYLPGEFGVRLENLYYSAQTAISFNAEISPVLEEI
- the ggt gene encoding gamma-glutamyltransferase; the protein is MIAAALAVQIGATNRYSHAAVVSDHHLASEIGAAVLKEGGNAVDAAVATGFALAVCFPAAGNIGGGGFMIYRRANGESYALDYREIAPKAAFREMYLDAKGNPTSESYLGYRAAGVPGTVAGFWEAHKKFGKLEWRRLVQPAVEMAAKGFSLSAVQAGDFSNFGRLNKQFPATYRNFAADGTGFEPGQNFVQSDLAKTLERIRDLGRDGFYKGKTADEIESEMRTNRGLITKEDLASYKPEWREPLVGNWNGAEVTTMPPPSSGGVIVLMMLGMLKDDDLKKSGLNSGGTIHLMAESMKRCFADRAEYMADPGFATVPITSLLDPAYLSRRRAEIGSRATPSESIKPGLEPEKESEHTTHFSIVDAEGNAVSQTYTINDSYGSKVTSPKLGFIWNNEMDDFTAKPGSPNRYKILQGEINSIQAGKRPLSSMTPTIVSKGGKLWMVLGSPGGPTIINTVFETILNVGVHGLTAQRAVNAPRFHHQWFPDQIRVEPGIGPDTLGLLRGMGHQIDTSQSSQGSCHLILLDSNQNRTIGCDPRISTSGYAGY
- a CDS encoding AAA family ATPase, producing the protein MPALPKGRIFFISGAPGVGKSTTAKALAERYEKAFRIDLDYFRQYVVSGLRQPTQGYDEECHRQFCLAHIAAGQCARTYSDAGFAVVIEHCSFPDSIELFVREAGATTVVCLTCALEVNLERNLLRTEKSFDPKDIEHFVHDLNGAIWPQFAQRGWTVIENGNQKLAVTVDGILEIEKTVTVID
- a CDS encoding DUF1501 domain-containing protein, producing the protein MNLFFERDLRISRRQLLGAAAQGAGSLALMGLLAQDGFASTLAPQKRGLKGLPGLPHFPARAKRVIVLWQGGAPSQVDLFDPKPNLEALRMQELPDSVRSRSRLSTMTSGQAKYPILPAIQPFKNYGQSGTAMSTLLPHLGSVADDICLVRSMHTEVVNHAPGVTLFLTGSQIPGRPSMGAWAAYGLGSTTDELPAFVVMTSNDEKKTCGQLFYDYYWGSGFLPSLYQGVRFRAEGDPVLYLSNPPGMSPALRRGVLDDIADLDRQRHKVYGDPEIESRIAQYEMAFKMQTSVPDLTDLSKESADTLEMYGPDVQRKGSYAYNCLLARRLVERGVRFVQLMHSGWDQHSNLDTQLALQCRDTDQPSAALIKDLKQRGMLEDTIVVWISEFGRTVFVQGDITKPDGHGRDHFGSCYSIWAAGGGFRGGTVHGETDEFCYGITKDPVSVNDLQATLLHQLGIDHKRLTFRHQGRDFRLTDVSGEVVKNIIA
- a CDS encoding PSD1 and planctomycete cytochrome C domain-containing protein, with amino-acid sequence MMRGKVGSQKKLVRRAGFIASVGVLTYGIASANYPSTLDFASDVDPILRAHCSPCHYSKEPAAGLAFDQLAGLMKGGVSGPAIVTRNSGKSRLIRRILGQDGLPRMPIGFNALANADIATLRSWIDQGAKSSSATARRTHWAYVVPVRPPIPAIKQSTWVRNPIDSFVLSTLTKNGLKPSLEADRATLIRRVTLDLIGLPPTPFEVDDFMADRSPGAYERVVDRLLASKHYGERMALPWLDLARYADSNGFQQEGDNQQYGWRDWVVRAINQNMPFDEFTIEQLAGDLLPNATVDQIVATGFNRNHMLNGEGGAIPEEQRSVNLFDRVDTTSTAWLGLTMACARCHDHKYDPISQRDYYRMMAHFNQVPETGVPSGGGQYRIADPTVYGGTKDQITRLAAAENELAKLKTANPPDKKLIAAASEIVEKHRAEMPRVMVMSDAQPRKTYIFNRGNYLEHGEEVEPGLPEKIARATVPAKNRMALARWIVSSENPLTARFFVNRTWQLFFGRGLVRTEENFGVKGEPPTHPELLDWLAVEFRERGWDVKRLQRLIVTSSAYRQSSRVTPELIRRDPENRLLARGARFRLPSPILRDIALKSSGLLNPAMGGKPVYPYQPKEIWDGLAITLERDFKYPQSKGADNYRRSIYTFWRRTAAPGNMFDASSRQVCTVRNSVTSSPLHALTMLNDITWVEAGRGLAQQVLKLPARSRLSEAFRRVCTRRPNAAELSVLERSLARSQQYFESNPAEVAPFLAVGDLPVDPKLNPVEVAAYASVCLAIYNLDEAMTRE
- a CDS encoding prolyl oligopeptidase family serine peptidase, translated to MHFFAAVLALQFDAGAKAPQAPTPINAESYLRPPAEIAEYFDQPRQLNVNLSNLNATRTWFARVQADRAVNLADISTKYENLAGIMIDPVANRARPMSFRTSTSIVLTSAADFSTRTIQAPKGKWLSGGTWSPNGKFLLYMVHGEEASTVWVHDAEKNSTRELTKQPILATRVSPEWVSDSSGVVGVFVPTNRGDEPVATALPSQPKVQVTDTGKNRLRQFRTLLQNENDQRRFEYYMTGQLAKVNLDGKMAPVGKPAMIASVDPAPKGNLFRVTTVQKPFSYIVPASNFGRKEEIWDSTGKALITLEETPLRPGEPAPDPLVTTPPVTPLAARRQVDWMPDGSGLYFVRTKAKPSSVPAQPILSPEDDEQGRGQRPGVAPTAPREPEELVKWVAPFAKDGETVLATREQGFSGLLWNATGTAIFLSETKDGETKFKRFELNKEMTETVLWSYKGAEQNPGTPVLTANANGVSVLDDTAPKILLRGTNTTTDEEKNPTRPFLNSFDTQSKKVDLLWKCEEKTYQTIDGILNAEGTRLLVDHQTATEPSNSFVFEGGKRTKQVTQNKDYAPDLTEAKRYRFQVTRADGFKFWVKVTAPKWHAEGDRLPAFFWFYPNEVDNQAAYDRGIRNPNPNMFPAQGGSPKSLLIRRGWALVEPDCPIVGPKTRVNDFYVDHLRQNMSATIDALDARGIADRTKLALGGHSYGGFSTANAMVHTPFFKAGIAGAGNYNRTLTPIAFQGEQRTLFEARSTYLDMSPILYAENLSGALLMYAGMDDQNVGTDPINSARMFNVLESIGKPAALYMYPYEDHGQIARETLMDQWARWIAWLDKYVLGKDK
- the rnc gene encoding ribonuclease III; the encoded protein is MTPPTGIPKGIPLKNEAVFRLAMTHRSASPNDVAGSYERLEFFGDSVLGLVVAQYLYEHFPQWDQGLMSKAKSSVVQEAPLAEVAKKLGLEPYLVLSASEEQTGGRNRASVLADVVEAIFGAIYLESGLEVARWFILEQLNPYLLRISTGDVSPDDFKSKLQEMAQSIWRKTPSYQVLGESGYAHDRRYRVVVLFDGEVIGEGSGRSKKEAEQAAAAEAIEVIRRNVKL